The following coding sequences lie in one Gorilla gorilla gorilla isolate KB3781 chromosome 5, NHGRI_mGorGor1-v2.1_pri, whole genome shotgun sequence genomic window:
- the AIF1 gene encoding allograft inflammatory factor 1 isoform X3 → MRGKGKFGRKASEKTGGRGEPADRGLQLGGKAFGLLKAQQEERLDEINKQFLDDPKYSSDEDLPSKLEGFKEKYMEFDLNGNGDIDIMSLKRMLEKLGVPKTHLELKKLIGEVSSGSGETFSYPDFLRMMLGKRSAILKMILMYEEKAREKEKPTGPPAKKAISELP, encoded by the exons atgagggGAAAGGGGAAGTTTGGGAGGAAGGCTTCTGAGAAGACTGGTGGGAGAGGAGAGCCTGCAGACAGAGGCCTCCAGCTTG GAGGAAAAGCTTTCGGACTGCTGAAGGCCCAGCAGGAAGAGAGGCTGGATGAGATCAACAAG CAATTCCTAGACGATCCCAAATATAGCAGTGATGAGGATCTGCCCTCCAAACTGGAGGGCTTCAAAG AGAAATACATGGAGTTTGACCTTAATGGAAATGGCGATATTG ATATCATGTCCCTGAAACGAATGCTGGAGAAACTTGGGGTCCCCAAGACTCACCTAGAGCTAAAGAAATTAATTGGAGAGGTGTCCAGTGGCTCCGGGGAGACGTTCAGCTACCCTGACTTTCTCAGGATGATGCTGGGCAAGAGATCTGCCATCCTAAAAAT GATCCTGATGTATGAGGAAAAAgcgagagaaaaggaaaagccaACAGGCCCCCCAGCCAAGAAAGCTATCTCTGAGTTGCCCTGA
- the AIF1 gene encoding allograft inflammatory factor 1 isoform X4 encodes MRGKGKFGRKASEKTGGRGEPADRGLQLGGKAFGLLKAQQEERLDEINKQFLDDPKYSSDEDLPSKLEGFKDIMSLKRMLEKLGVPKTHLELKKLIGEVSSGSGETFSYPDFLRMMLGKRSAILKMILMYEEKAREKEKPTGPPAKKAISELP; translated from the exons atgagggGAAAGGGGAAGTTTGGGAGGAAGGCTTCTGAGAAGACTGGTGGGAGAGGAGAGCCTGCAGACAGAGGCCTCCAGCTTG GAGGAAAAGCTTTCGGACTGCTGAAGGCCCAGCAGGAAGAGAGGCTGGATGAGATCAACAAG CAATTCCTAGACGATCCCAAATATAGCAGTGATGAGGATCTGCCCTCCAAACTGGAGGGCTTCAAAG ATATCATGTCCCTGAAACGAATGCTGGAGAAACTTGGGGTCCCCAAGACTCACCTAGAGCTAAAGAAATTAATTGGAGAGGTGTCCAGTGGCTCCGGGGAGACGTTCAGCTACCCTGACTTTCTCAGGATGATGCTGGGCAAGAGATCTGCCATCCTAAAAAT GATCCTGATGTATGAGGAAAAAgcgagagaaaaggaaaagccaACAGGCCCCCCAGCCAAGAAAGCTATCTCTGAGTTGCCCTGA
- the AIF1 gene encoding allograft inflammatory factor 1 isoform X1: MRGKGKFGRKASEKTGGRGEPADRGLQLGGKAFGLLKAQQEERLDEINKQFLDDPKYSSDEDLPSKLEGFKEKYMEFDLNGNGDIGEKRVICGGRVVCRPKKTEVSPTCSIPHDFGGGPPTTVGGRRMGMWKWERRERVSPPSPHPHPLPPDIMSLKRMLEKLGVPKTHLELKKLIGEVSSGSGETFSYPDFLRMMLGKRSAILKM; this comes from the exons atgagggGAAAGGGGAAGTTTGGGAGGAAGGCTTCTGAGAAGACTGGTGGGAGAGGAGAGCCTGCAGACAGAGGCCTCCAGCTTG GAGGAAAAGCTTTCGGACTGCTGAAGGCCCAGCAGGAAGAGAGGCTGGATGAGATCAACAAG CAATTCCTAGACGATCCCAAATATAGCAGTGATGAGGATCTGCCCTCCAAACTGGAGGGCTTCAAAG AGAAATACATGGAGTTTGACCTTAATGGAAATGGCGATATTGGTGAGAAACGGGTGATTTGCGGGGGCAGGGTGGTGTGCAGGCCTAAGAAGACAGAGGTCTCTCCTACATGCTCCATTCCTCATGATTTTGGAGGGGGCCCACCTACCacagtgggaggaaggagaatgggGATGTGGaagtgggagaggagagagagggtctccccaccttctccccatccccatcctcTGCCCCCAGATATCATGTCCCTGAAACGAATGCTGGAGAAACTTGGGGTCCCCAAGACTCACCTAGAGCTAAAGAAATTAATTGGAGAGGTGTCCAGTGGCTCCGGGGAGACGTTCAGCTACCCTGACTTTCTCAGGATGATGCTGGGCAAGAGATCTGCCATCCTAAAAATGTGA
- the AIF1 gene encoding allograft inflammatory factor 1 isoform X5, with amino-acid sequence MSQTRDLQGGKAFGLLKAQQEERLDEINKQFLDDPKYSSDEDLPSKLEGFKEKYMEFDLNGNGDIDIMSLKRMLEKLGVPKTHLELKKLIGEVSSGSGETFSYPDFLRMMLGKRSAILKMILMYEEKAREKEKPTGPPAKKAISELP; translated from the exons ATGAGCCAAACCAGGGATTTACAGG GAGGAAAAGCTTTCGGACTGCTGAAGGCCCAGCAGGAAGAGAGGCTGGATGAGATCAACAAG CAATTCCTAGACGATCCCAAATATAGCAGTGATGAGGATCTGCCCTCCAAACTGGAGGGCTTCAAAG AGAAATACATGGAGTTTGACCTTAATGGAAATGGCGATATTG ATATCATGTCCCTGAAACGAATGCTGGAGAAACTTGGGGTCCCCAAGACTCACCTAGAGCTAAAGAAATTAATTGGAGAGGTGTCCAGTGGCTCCGGGGAGACGTTCAGCTACCCTGACTTTCTCAGGATGATGCTGGGCAAGAGATCTGCCATCCTAAAAAT GATCCTGATGTATGAGGAAAAAgcgagagaaaaggaaaagccaACAGGCCCCCCAGCCAAGAAAGCTATCTCTGAGTTGCCCTGA
- the AIF1 gene encoding allograft inflammatory factor 1 isoform X2: MSQTRDLQGGKAFGLLKAQQEERLDEINKQFLDDPKYSSDEDLPSKLEGFKEKYMEFDLNGNGDIGEKRVICGGRVVCRPKKTEVSPTCSIPHDFGGGPPTTVGGRRMGMWKWERRERVSPPSPHPHPLPPDIMSLKRMLEKLGVPKTHLELKKLIGEVSSGSGETFSYPDFLRMMLGKRSAILKM; this comes from the exons ATGAGCCAAACCAGGGATTTACAGG GAGGAAAAGCTTTCGGACTGCTGAAGGCCCAGCAGGAAGAGAGGCTGGATGAGATCAACAAG CAATTCCTAGACGATCCCAAATATAGCAGTGATGAGGATCTGCCCTCCAAACTGGAGGGCTTCAAAG AGAAATACATGGAGTTTGACCTTAATGGAAATGGCGATATTGGTGAGAAACGGGTGATTTGCGGGGGCAGGGTGGTGTGCAGGCCTAAGAAGACAGAGGTCTCTCCTACATGCTCCATTCCTCATGATTTTGGAGGGGGCCCACCTACCacagtgggaggaaggagaatgggGATGTGGaagtgggagaggagagagagggtctccccaccttctccccatccccatcctcTGCCCCCAGATATCATGTCCCTGAAACGAATGCTGGAGAAACTTGGGGTCCCCAAGACTCACCTAGAGCTAAAGAAATTAATTGGAGAGGTGTCCAGTGGCTCCGGGGAGACGTTCAGCTACCCTGACTTTCTCAGGATGATGCTGGGCAAGAGATCTGCCATCCTAAAAATGTGA
- the AIF1 gene encoding allograft inflammatory factor 1 isoform X6, whose protein sequence is MEFDLNGNGDIDIMSLKRMLEKLGVPKTHLELKKLIGEVSSGSGETFSYPDFLRMMLGKRSAILKMILMYEEKAREKEKPTGPPAKKAISELP, encoded by the exons ATGGAGTTTGACCTTAATGGAAATGGCGATATTG ATATCATGTCCCTGAAACGAATGCTGGAGAAACTTGGGGTCCCCAAGACTCACCTAGAGCTAAAGAAATTAATTGGAGAGGTGTCCAGTGGCTCCGGGGAGACGTTCAGCTACCCTGACTTTCTCAGGATGATGCTGGGCAAGAGATCTGCCATCCTAAAAAT GATCCTGATGTATGAGGAAAAAgcgagagaaaaggaaaagccaACAGGCCCCCCAGCCAAGAAAGCTATCTCTGAGTTGCCCTGA